A DNA window from Pyrus communis chromosome 3, drPyrComm1.1, whole genome shotgun sequence contains the following coding sequences:
- the LOC137729098 gene encoding E3 ubiquitin-protein ligase UPL5-like isoform X1, which translates to MSITGSPTTSSTVDCAAYQRSDTTALTAVPAAVDQFHHRLSSKRKLDDYGGPTFSDEEDDALLSDLVHVRMRKDEPNAIDSSSNGVANLPHSSANSDALNPRVPNARSASHGESAHSESTRSRTMLQFFIRTMSGGNNLVIQAYADDKVKSLHHRIQTITGIPVFEQRLIYRGKQLQPDQSLAECAIQNDASLQLVGRLRSTDHPQAWQLLEDIVSAAFRMCRGEELHEPSKYIKSRMSQYLTMAQKEMTAGYGVSHIRVFLPSSAPLALLMLYVSPLPANRTVAENSIKYFLNSYPTLLPKHLHNYCAPIVLEFCKFLRRLGEEDPLYLLCRGSLGSLLESDGNSQDSEPVEGLIGGLKEISPFVRELSSILSRDLVVSMDLPASGRPVSDDVRDFRAFLLPLRTAVASQVCFKSSNLASSKGGTFRHPLYGEEIELLHVIYADLLKKMDECLGKMEESLAGKGKVEGDVTHSGWSQYLAVLKELSGISMLYQSWEEQFKTILRLRRAALCALVVKYAMRSDDHQWLIKHKDVLDFESRRHLAMMMFPDVKEDYEELHEMLIDRSQILAESFEYIGRAEPELLHGGLFMEFKNEEATGPGVLREWFFLVCQAIFNPQNALFVACPNDCRRFYPNPASKVDPLHLEYFTFAGRVIALALMHKVQVGIVFDRVFFQQLAGDIYLSLEDIRDADPVLYNSCKKILEMDAKSIDSDELGLTFVREVEELGFRKTVELCPAGKSIVVNSKNRGEYINLLIQHRFVTSISEQVSHFAQGFADILCGSRLQSIFFRSLELEDLDWMLHGSESAISVEDWKAHTDYNGYKETDPQILWFWKIVGKMSAEQKKVLLFFWTSVKYLPVEGFRGLASRLYIYKSSEACSRLPSSHTCFYRLCFPPYPWEAEMKSRLDIITQEHVGSSFGTW; encoded by the exons ATGTCCATCACCGGGAGCCCCACCACCAGCAGCACCGTCGATTGCGCTGCCTACCAGCGCAGCGACACCACTGCCCTAACTGCCGTCCCCGCCGCGGTGGATCAGTTCCACCACCGATtgtcgtccaagcgcaaactcgaCGACTATGGCGGGCCCACCTTCTCCGACGAAGAGGACGACGCCCTTCTCTCTGACCTAGTCCACGTCAGGATGAGGAAGGACGAACCCAACGCCATCGATTCGTCGTCCAACGGCGTCGCCAACCTCCCTCACTCCTCCGCCAACAGCGACGCCCTCAATCCCCGTGTTCCCAATGCCCGATCGGCCTCTCACGGAGAGTCCGCTCACTCCGAGTCGACTCGGTCCCGTACCATGCTCCAATTCTTCATCAGAACCATGTCCGGTGGCAATAATCTGGTAATCCAGGCCTACGCTGACGACAAGGTGAAATCGCTACACCATCGCATACAGACGATCACTGGCATTCCGGTTTTTGAGCAAAGGCTTATATATAGAGGTAAACAGCTGCAGCCGGACCAGTCGCTCGCTGAGTGCGCAATCCAAAACGACGCCAGTTTGCAACTGGTCGGCCGCTTGCGGAGCACCGACCACCCTCAGGCCTGGCAACTCCTGGAGGACATAGTCTCCGCCGCATTTCGGATGTGCCGAGGTGAAGAACTTCACGAGCCGTCCAAATACATCAAGAGCAGGATGAGCCAGTACTTAACCATGGCTCAGAAGGAGATGACAGCAGGATATGGGGTTAGCCATATCCGGGTGTTCCTTCCGTCCTCTGCCCCCTTGGCGCTGCTGATGCTCTATGTTTCTCCCCTGCCAGCTAACAGAACAGTTGCTGAAAATTCAATCAAGTATTTCCTGAATTCGTACCCTACATTGTTGCCGAAACACTTGCATAATTACTGCGCGCCGATTGTGTTAGAGTTTTGTAAGTTTCTTAGGAGATTAGGGGAGGAGGACCCTCTGTACCTCCTGTGCCGAGGTTCACTTGGTTCCTTGTTAGAAAGTGATGGAAATTCGCAGGACTCGGAGCCAGTGGAGGGATTGATTGGTGGGTTGAAAGAGATTTCTCCATTTGTTAGGGAGCTGTCAAGTATTTTGTCTAGGGACTTGGTAGTGAGTATGGACCTTCCTGCGAGTGGCCGGCCGGTGTCGGATGATGTACGTGATTTTAGAGCGTTCTTGCTCCCTTTGCGCACTGCAGTTGCCAGTCAAGTGTGTTTCAAGAGTTCTAATCTTGCATCCTCGAAAGGGGGTACTTTTAGGCATCCACTATATGGAGAGGAGATTGAGCTTCTTCACGTTATATATGCTGATTTGCTGAAAAAAATGGATGAATGCcttggaaaaatggaagagtcTTTGGCTGGGAAAGGAAAGGTGGAAGGTGATGTTACTCATTCTGGATGGTCTCAGTATCTTGCTGTTTTAAAGGAACTGAGTGGAATTTCTATGCTTTATCAGAGCTGGGAAGAACAATTTAAGACGATTTTGAGGCTTAGAAGGGCTGCATTATGTGCTTTAGTTGTCAAGTATGCAATGCGAAGTGATGATCATCAGTGGCTTATTAAGCACAAAGATGTGCTAGATTTTGAGTCTCGGAGGCATTTGGCTATGATGATGTTCCCTGATGTTAAAGAAGACTATGAGGAGCTGCATGAGATGCTCATTGATAGGTCGCAAATATTGGCAGAATCGTTTGAGTACATAGGGCGTGCGGAACCTGAGTTACTTCATGGCGGTTTATTTATGGAATTCAAAAATGAGGAAGCTACAGGTCCAGGTGTACTGCGGGAGTGGTTCTTTTTGGTATGCCAGGCCATATTTAATCCGCAAAATGCACTTTTTGTTGCATGCCCAAACGACTGTAGAAGGTTCTATCCTAATCCAG CATCTAAAGTTGATCCTCTGCACCTTGAGTATTTCACCTTTGCTGGCCGAGTGATTGCATTAGCTTTGATGCATAAAGTGCAGGTGGGCATAGTCTTTGATCGTGTGTTTTTCCAGCAACTGGCTGGAGATATATATTTATCTTTGGAAGACATAAGAGATGCAGATCCAGTCTTGTATAATAGTTGCAAGAAGATACTAGAAATGGATGCCAAGTCTATTGATTCAGATGAGTTAGGGTTAACATTTGTTAGAGAAGTGGAGGAGTTAGGATTCCGGAAAACTGTGGAGCTTTGCCCTGCTGGGAAAAGCATTGTTGTGAACAGCAAGAACAGGGGGGAATACATTAATCTTCTAATTCAGCATCGTTTTGTCACATCTATATCTGAACAGGTGTCCCACTTTGCGCAAGGTTTTGCTGATATACTTTGTGGCTCAAGGCTCCAGAGCATCTTTTTCCGAAGTTTAGAGCTAGAAGATCTTGATTGGATGCTTCACGGAAGTGAAAGTGCTATTAGTGTTGAAGACTGGAAGGCGCATACTGATTACAATGGCTATAAAGAGACCGATCCTCAAATACTCTGGTTCTGGAAG ATTGTTGGGAAAATGTCTGCAGAGCAGAAAAAGGTTCTTCTCTTCTTTTGGACCTCGGTGAAGTATCTTCCAGTAGAGGGGTTCCGAGGTTTGGCTTCTCGGCTTTACATTTACAAGTCCTCAGAGGCTTGCAGTCGCCTGCCTTCGTCTCATACTTGCTTTTACCGGCTGTGTTTCCCGCCTTATCCATGGGAGGCAGAGATGAAAAGCCGCCTTGACATCATCACCCAAGAACATGTCGGCAGTAGCTTCGGCACATGGTAG
- the LOC137728006 gene encoding major latex allergen Hev b 5-like — MASVEVAPAAALQENEPKTIDVTKTEEAIVEEPVAAAPPSTESEATTTEEPKETTPPVEAEIEKPAAPEAEAPVPVEVETKEEVAEEPKAAEAAEVEEPTVETETTEAEEPKEVVTAEPVAVEEKTKEETIETEAPAAAPVEEEKTVEAAAAEEATTEVPVEKTEE, encoded by the exons ATGGCCAGTGTTGAG GTTGCACCAGCAGCAGCGTTGCAAGAGAATGAGCCAAAGACAATCGACGTGACCAAGACTGAGGAGGCAATCGTGGAAGAGCCCGTGGCTGCAGCACCCCCTTCAACCGAGTCTGAGGCTACAACCACCGAAGAGCCAAAGGAAACAACACCACCCGTAGAAGCAGAAATCGAGAAACCAGCTGCTCCCGAAGCCGAGGCGCCAGTTCCGGTTGAAGTTGAGACCAAGGAGGAGGTGGCAGAAGAACCAAAGGCGGCCGAGGCAGCTGAGGTGGAGGAGCCAACAGTAGAAACGGAGACAACAGAAGCAGAAGAGCCTAAAGAGGTCGTAACAGCAGAGCCTGTTGCCGTGGAAGAGAAGACCAAAGAAGAGACCATTGAAACTGAGGCACCAGCAGCTGCTCCAGTTGAGGAAGAGAAAACAGttgaagcagcagcagcagaggaAGCTACCACAGAAGTTCCAGTCGAGAAGACTGAAGAATAG
- the LOC137729658 gene encoding F-box protein CPR1-like, with protein MKTPKSTLDTTQLQIQASMAMAELPPEVIVDILSRLPVARLLRFRSIAKPWRSLIDSSYFVHLHLTQSAESKSHLSLILRKESDLYCISFDSLNDAVELNHPLMCYSNRIRVLGSCNGLLCLCNVAEDIALWNPSTKKYRILPSLPSDRKRDSNMCLCGARVYGLGYDAIQDDYKLVRISQFIGLDYLSFQSEVRVYSLRSNEWKRLEDMPYVLCYTRKMGILVSGCVHWVVTRNLELDQSATELVIAFDVANETFREVPMPQSMDCKCQIDVGCLGGCLCIVAKYEDKDVDVWTLKDYGVKESWSKLFTVAQTRRIKSVRPLVYSKNDREVLFEQDHECLVWFDLKSQRVKHVKIRGLPDLFEAVVCMESLVSVHPRRQDDRKQQEAAGDKKNKKRDDFLAQGFKLVL; from the exons ATGAAGACTCCAAAATCCACCCTCGATACGACGCAGCTTCAAATCCAAGCATCCATGGCCATGGCCGAACTCCCGCCGGAGGTAATCGTCGACATACTCTCTCGTCTGCCGGTCGCCCGCCTCCTCCGCTTCCGGTCGATTGCAAAACCATGGCGGTCGCTCATCGACAGCTCATACTTCGTCCATCTCCACCTCACGCAATCGGCAGAGTCCAAATCGCATCTCAGTTTGATTCTCAGAAAGGAATCCGACCTCTACTGCATCAGTTTCGACTCCTTAAACGACGCCGTCGAGCTCAATCATCCACTCATGTGCTACAGCAATCGAATTCGCGTTTTGGGATCCTGCAACGGCCTTCTGTGCCTCTGTAACGTGGCCGAAGACATCGCTCTCTGGAACCCGTCGACGAAGAAGTACAGAATCTTGCCGTCTCTGCCATCGGATCGAAAGCGCGATTCGAACATGTGCTTATGTGGCGCGAGGGTATATGGTCTTGGATACGACGCTATTCAGGATGACTATAAATTGGTGAGGATTTCTCAGTTTATCGGATTGGATTACCTGTCGTTTCAGTCCGAGGTGAGGGTTTATAGCCTGAGAAGCAACGAGTGGAAGCGACTCGAAGACATGCCTTATGTACTCTGTTACACACGAAAAATGGGGATTCTTGTGAGCGGTTGTGTGCATTGGGTGGTGACTCGGAACCTCGAATTGGATCAATCAGCAACCGAATTGGTCATTGCATTTGACGTTGCGAATGAGACTTTTCGTGAGGTGCCTATGCCGCAGAGCATGGACTGTAAGTGTCAGATTGATGTGGGATGCTTGGGAGGGTGTCTTTGCATTGTAGCTAAATATGAAGATAAGGATGTTGATGTGTGGACATTGAAGGATTATGGGGTTAAAGAGTCTTGGAGTAAATTGTTTACCGTTGCGCAAACTCGAAGAATCAAGAGCGTTAGGCCTTTGGTGTATTCAAAGAATGACCGCGAAGTTTTGTTCGAACAGGACCACGAATGTCTTGTTTGGTTTGACCTGAAAAGCCAGAGGGTTAAGCATGTCAAGATTCGCGGCTTGCCAGATTTGTTTGAGGCTGTAGTTTGTATGGAAAGCCTTGTTTCGGTTCATCCTCGTAGACAAGACGATCGTAAGCAGCAGGAAGCAGCAGGGGacaagaagaataagaagag GGATGATTTTCTGGCCCAAGGCTTCAAATTGGTGCTGTAG
- the LOC137728643 gene encoding uncharacterized protein has translation MERWVETTSWFLEMESAAWWEQELRRLTPAQRTDWNVFKDAFQRRFVPPEYIDRKKQEFTELKQRKMTANEYYRKFTDLSRYYPDVAVRRFRLGTKKKWRSMATTTHCESYQDFYEILLRVEDSENMSSDSDEKKDDKGKSQVSLGPRQTQNFKRGGASSSSSSGGFSTSGQGRGGRFYGGARGQRQGDGGRNRVPFCRRCNNRHFDECWRGSGVCFTCGQGGHIAVNCPQGQQQKPQQTFMPPPAPIRNYLPYPPVPTGGSQWYQVGQYQQSENATSSAGSSRQMGQPSQGRGAQEWGKTRRYVGFASEEVVV, from the exons atggagaggtgggtcgagacaacttcatggtttctggagatggagtctgcagcctggtgggaacaggagcttcgtaggttgactccagctcagaggaccgattggaatgttttcaaggatgCGTTTCAgaggagatttgtaccccctgagtatattgatcgtaagaaacaggaattcaccgagttgaaacagcgaaagatgacggctaacgagtattatcgtaagttcactgatttgtctcgttactatcctgatgtcgctgtTCGTCGTTTCCGCTTAGGCACTAAGAAgaaatggcgttctatggcgactactactcactgtgagtcctaccaggattTCTATGAAATATTGTTGAGGGtagaggactctgagaatatgtcgagtgacagtgatgaaaagaaagatgacaaagggaaaagtcaagtgtcgctggggcctcgccaaactcagaactttaaaaggggtggtgcaagttcgagttcgtctagtggtggtttcagtacCTCTGGACagggacgtggaggtaggttttatggaggtgctcgaggccagagacaaggtgatggtggtcgAAACCGAGTTCCATTTTGTCGTAGATGTAATAACCGACATTTCGACGAATGCTGGCGTGGCAGCGGTGTTTGTTTCACGTGTGGACAGGGGGGACATATAGctgtgaattgtccccagggtcagcagcagaagccgcagcagacctttatgccgccacctgcaccgattcg caactacttgccgtatcctccagttccaacgggtggttctcagtggtaccaagtaggacagtatcagcagagTGAGAATgctactagtagtgcagggtcttcgagacagatgggtcagcccagtcaggggcgtggagctcaag agtggggtaaaACACGGCGTTATGtcggctttgcgagcgaagaagttgttgtctaa
- the LOC137729098 gene encoding E3 ubiquitin-protein ligase UPL5-like isoform X2: MSITGSPTTSSTVDCAAYQRSDTTALTAVPAAVDQFHHRLSSKRKLDDYGGPTFSDEEDDALLSDLVHVRMRKDEPNAIDSSSNGVANLPHSSANSDALNPRVPNARSASHGESAHSESTRSRTMLQFFIRTMSGGNNLVIQAYADDKVKSLHHRIQTITGIPVFEQRLIYRGKQLQPDQSLAECAIQNDASLQLVGRLRSTDHPQAWQLLEDIVSAAFRMCRGEELHEPSKYIKSRMSQYLTMAQKEMTAGYGVSHIRVFLPSSAPLALLMLYVSPLPANRTVAENSIKYFLNSYPTLLPKHLHNYCAPIVLEFCKFLRRLGEEDPLYLLCRGSLGSLLESDGNSQDSEPVEGLIGGLKEISPFVRELSSILSRDLVVSMDLPASGRPVSDDVRDFRAFLLPLRTAVASQVCFKSSNLASSKGGTFRHPLYGEEIELLHVIYADLLKKMDECLGKMEESLAGKGKVEGDVTHSGWSQYLAVLKELSGISMLYQSWEEQFKTILRLRRAALCALVVKYAMRSDDHQWLIKHKDVLDFESRRHLAMMMFPDVKEDYEELHEMLIDRSQILAESFEYIGRAEPELLHGGLFMEFKNEEATGPGVLREWFFLVCQAIFNPQNALFVACPNDCRRFYPNPASKVDPLHLEYFTFAGRVIALALMHKVQVSHFAQGFADILCGSRLQSIFFRSLELEDLDWMLHGSESAISVEDWKAHTDYNGYKETDPQILWFWKIVGKMSAEQKKVLLFFWTSVKYLPVEGFRGLASRLYIYKSSEACSRLPSSHTCFYRLCFPPYPWEAEMKSRLDIITQEHVGSSFGTW; the protein is encoded by the exons ATGTCCATCACCGGGAGCCCCACCACCAGCAGCACCGTCGATTGCGCTGCCTACCAGCGCAGCGACACCACTGCCCTAACTGCCGTCCCCGCCGCGGTGGATCAGTTCCACCACCGATtgtcgtccaagcgcaaactcgaCGACTATGGCGGGCCCACCTTCTCCGACGAAGAGGACGACGCCCTTCTCTCTGACCTAGTCCACGTCAGGATGAGGAAGGACGAACCCAACGCCATCGATTCGTCGTCCAACGGCGTCGCCAACCTCCCTCACTCCTCCGCCAACAGCGACGCCCTCAATCCCCGTGTTCCCAATGCCCGATCGGCCTCTCACGGAGAGTCCGCTCACTCCGAGTCGACTCGGTCCCGTACCATGCTCCAATTCTTCATCAGAACCATGTCCGGTGGCAATAATCTGGTAATCCAGGCCTACGCTGACGACAAGGTGAAATCGCTACACCATCGCATACAGACGATCACTGGCATTCCGGTTTTTGAGCAAAGGCTTATATATAGAGGTAAACAGCTGCAGCCGGACCAGTCGCTCGCTGAGTGCGCAATCCAAAACGACGCCAGTTTGCAACTGGTCGGCCGCTTGCGGAGCACCGACCACCCTCAGGCCTGGCAACTCCTGGAGGACATAGTCTCCGCCGCATTTCGGATGTGCCGAGGTGAAGAACTTCACGAGCCGTCCAAATACATCAAGAGCAGGATGAGCCAGTACTTAACCATGGCTCAGAAGGAGATGACAGCAGGATATGGGGTTAGCCATATCCGGGTGTTCCTTCCGTCCTCTGCCCCCTTGGCGCTGCTGATGCTCTATGTTTCTCCCCTGCCAGCTAACAGAACAGTTGCTGAAAATTCAATCAAGTATTTCCTGAATTCGTACCCTACATTGTTGCCGAAACACTTGCATAATTACTGCGCGCCGATTGTGTTAGAGTTTTGTAAGTTTCTTAGGAGATTAGGGGAGGAGGACCCTCTGTACCTCCTGTGCCGAGGTTCACTTGGTTCCTTGTTAGAAAGTGATGGAAATTCGCAGGACTCGGAGCCAGTGGAGGGATTGATTGGTGGGTTGAAAGAGATTTCTCCATTTGTTAGGGAGCTGTCAAGTATTTTGTCTAGGGACTTGGTAGTGAGTATGGACCTTCCTGCGAGTGGCCGGCCGGTGTCGGATGATGTACGTGATTTTAGAGCGTTCTTGCTCCCTTTGCGCACTGCAGTTGCCAGTCAAGTGTGTTTCAAGAGTTCTAATCTTGCATCCTCGAAAGGGGGTACTTTTAGGCATCCACTATATGGAGAGGAGATTGAGCTTCTTCACGTTATATATGCTGATTTGCTGAAAAAAATGGATGAATGCcttggaaaaatggaagagtcTTTGGCTGGGAAAGGAAAGGTGGAAGGTGATGTTACTCATTCTGGATGGTCTCAGTATCTTGCTGTTTTAAAGGAACTGAGTGGAATTTCTATGCTTTATCAGAGCTGGGAAGAACAATTTAAGACGATTTTGAGGCTTAGAAGGGCTGCATTATGTGCTTTAGTTGTCAAGTATGCAATGCGAAGTGATGATCATCAGTGGCTTATTAAGCACAAAGATGTGCTAGATTTTGAGTCTCGGAGGCATTTGGCTATGATGATGTTCCCTGATGTTAAAGAAGACTATGAGGAGCTGCATGAGATGCTCATTGATAGGTCGCAAATATTGGCAGAATCGTTTGAGTACATAGGGCGTGCGGAACCTGAGTTACTTCATGGCGGTTTATTTATGGAATTCAAAAATGAGGAAGCTACAGGTCCAGGTGTACTGCGGGAGTGGTTCTTTTTGGTATGCCAGGCCATATTTAATCCGCAAAATGCACTTTTTGTTGCATGCCCAAACGACTGTAGAAGGTTCTATCCTAATCCAG CATCTAAAGTTGATCCTCTGCACCTTGAGTATTTCACCTTTGCTGGCCGAGTGATTGCATTAGCTTTGATGCATAAAGTGCAG GTGTCCCACTTTGCGCAAGGTTTTGCTGATATACTTTGTGGCTCAAGGCTCCAGAGCATCTTTTTCCGAAGTTTAGAGCTAGAAGATCTTGATTGGATGCTTCACGGAAGTGAAAGTGCTATTAGTGTTGAAGACTGGAAGGCGCATACTGATTACAATGGCTATAAAGAGACCGATCCTCAAATACTCTGGTTCTGGAAG ATTGTTGGGAAAATGTCTGCAGAGCAGAAAAAGGTTCTTCTCTTCTTTTGGACCTCGGTGAAGTATCTTCCAGTAGAGGGGTTCCGAGGTTTGGCTTCTCGGCTTTACATTTACAAGTCCTCAGAGGCTTGCAGTCGCCTGCCTTCGTCTCATACTTGCTTTTACCGGCTGTGTTTCCCGCCTTATCCATGGGAGGCAGAGATGAAAAGCCGCCTTGACATCATCACCCAAGAACATGTCGGCAGTAGCTTCGGCACATGGTAG
- the LOC137730286 gene encoding tonoplast dicarboxylate transporter-like — MDHHPISEDPKTPLLHLHDQIQRSQSFHSSLKSILTLENFFILLGPLLCTIICLCVKLDGPVASRNMLAVLVWVFAWWLTEAVPMPVTSLSPLFLFPLFGIASADDVAHSYMNDVIALVLGSFILALAVEHYNIPKRFALNITLVFYGDPLNPPLLLLGICGTAAFISMWMHNTATAVMMMPVATGILRRFPTGHDQSVVVSNFCKAVILGVLYSITIGGMSTLTGTDVNLILVGMWKTYFPQAAPITFNTWFCFAFPSALLMFLALWGLLCCLYCSRSSGQALSVYLDKAHLKEELELLGPMAFVEKMVLALFSMLIVLWMTRSITEDIPGWGVLFNGHAGDGTVSVMIATFLFIIPSQKQKGEKLMDWEKCKKLPWNIILLLGAGLAITDGVRSSGLANILSETLAFLEAVPYVAIAPAVCLISSSITELIISNNTTTTLIIPLLIQIAKRMHVHPLLLMIPGGIGAQFAFLLPTATPSNTVGFATGHIEIQDMIKIGLPLKIVGIAVLSLLMPTLGAYVFRTSEPIQ; from the exons ATGGATCATCATCCAATATCCGAAGACCCCAAAACCCCGCTTCTCCATCTCCAcgatcaaatccaacggtcgcAGAGCTTCCATTCATCCTTGAAATCCATTCTAACACTCGAGAACTTCTTCATCCTCCTCGGACCTCTTCTGTGCACCATCATATGCCTCTGTGTGAAGCTAGATGGCCCGGTGGCCAGCCGGAACATGTTGGCGGTGCTGGTATGGGTGTTTGCTTGGTGGCTCACGGAGGCCGTGCCGATGCCAGTTACCTCATTGTcccctctcttcctcttcccgCTCTTCGGAATTGCCTCTGCAGATGATGTTGCCCACTCTTACATGAACGATGTTATTGCCCTTGTTCTTGGAAGCTTTATTTTGGCTCTCGCCGTTGAGCATTATAACATACCCAAAAGATTCGCCTTGAAT ATAACCTTGGTGTTCTATGGAGACCCCTTGAATCCGCCATTGCTGCTGCTGGGAATATGTGGGACCGCAGCGTTCATCAGCATGTGGATGCACAACACGGCAACTGCAGTGATGATGATGCCCGTAGCCACCGGCATTCTCCGGCGGTTTCCGACGGGTCACGACCAGTCCGTGGTTGTGAGCAACTTTTGCAAAGCGGTGATTTTGGGGGTGTTATACTCCATAACCATAGGAGGGATGAGCACTCTGACGGGGACCGATGTCAATCTCATATTGGTTGGAATGTGGAAGACCTATTTCCCACAAGCAGCTCCGATCACCTTCAACACCTGGTTCTGTTTCGCCTTCCCTTCGGCATTGTTGATGTTCTTGGCTTTGTGGGGTTTGCTTTGCTGCTTGTATTGCTCAAGGAGTTCAGGCCAGGCTCTCTCTGTTTATTTAGACAAAGCCCATTTGAAGGAGGAGCTCGAATTGCTAG GTCCAATGGCTTTTGTTGAGAAGATGGTACTGGCTTTGTTTTCG ATGCTGATTGTTTTGTGGATGACAAGAAGCATAACGGAGGATATTCCGGGCTGGGGAGTCCTCTTCAACGGGCATGCCGGAGATGGAACTGTCAGT GTTATGATTGCAACTTTTTTGTTCATAATTCcaagccaaaaacaaaaaggtgaGAAGTTGATGGACTGGGAAAAATGCAAGAAGCTACCCTGGAATATCATATTGTTACTAGGTGCTGGTTTAGCCATAACTGACGGAGTTCGATCCAGTGGCCTTGCTAATATATTATCCGAAACCCTAGCTTTTTTGGAGGCAGTCCCATATGTTGCAATTGCACCTGCTGTGTGTCTCATAAGTAGTTCCATCACCGAgttgatcatatcaaacaatACAACAACCACGCTTATTATTCCTCTCCTAATTCAAATTGCCAAACGTATGCATGTGCATCCTCTCCTTCTGATGATTCCGGGTGGCATTGGGGCACAATTTGCTTTCTTGCTTCCTACGGCAACTCCTTCAAATACCGTAGGATTCGCCACTGGCCACATTGAGATCCAAGATATGATCAAGATTGGCTTGCCATTGAAGATTGTTGGGATTGCTGTGTTGTCCCTTTTGATGCCCACTCTTG GAGCTTATGTATTTAGGACAAGTGAACCAATTCAGTGA